From the Arcobacter arenosus genome, one window contains:
- the mobB gene encoding molybdopterin-guanine dinucleotide biosynthesis protein B, producing the protein MNKNYKKLAVAFSGPSNSGKTTLVVNVSNILNQKGYKVCIVKHDPKDKAIFDKEGKDSDKFTKTGANVAVVSPSRTTLFKQETSTIDEMIELFGDFDYLLVEGLKTLPLPRISVFRNKLDESYFPVTNAIAHDSTISADDIPNNIEKLDLNNPEEIISWIEKNAKRV; encoded by the coding sequence ATGAATAAGAATTATAAGAAACTAGCTGTTGCGTTTAGCGGGCCTTCAAATAGTGGTAAAACTACTTTAGTAGTTAATGTTTCAAATATACTGAATCAAAAGGGTTATAAAGTATGTATTGTAAAACATGACCCAAAAGATAAAGCTATATTTGATAAAGAGGGAAAAGATAGTGATAAATTCACTAAAACAGGTGCAAATGTTGCAGTTGTTAGTCCTTCTAGAACAACTTTATTTAAACAAGAAACATCAACTATTGATGAGATGATAGAACTGTTTGGTGACTTTGATTATTTATTGGTTGAGGGATTAAAGACCTTGCCTCTTCCAAGAATTTCAGTCTTTAGAAATAAACTTGATGAGAGTTATTTTCCAGTTACCAATGCTATTGCTCATGATTCAACAATAAGTGCTGATGATATTCCTAACAATATTGAGAAATTAGACTTAAACAATCCAGAAGAGATTATCTCATGGATTGAAAAAAATGCAAAGAGGGTATGA
- a CDS encoding YggT family protein, which translates to MMDAFLGSVFTVILSVITLYKWVIIISALLSWVRPDPYNPIVQMLYRLTEPAYSLVRRFIPTVFGGMDLAPLIVILVLIFLETFLGRLFMGI; encoded by the coding sequence ATGATGGATGCATTTTTAGGATCGGTTTTTACAGTAATATTATCTGTTATTACACTTTATAAATGGGTTATTATTATTTCAGCTTTATTATCTTGGGTAAGGCCTGATCCATATAACCCTATTGTTCAGATGCTTTATAGATTGACGGAACCTGCATATTCATTGGTAAGAAGATTTATTCCTACTGTTTTTGGTGGAATGGATTTAGCTCCATTAATTGTAATTTTAGTTTTAATTTTTCTAGAAACATTTCTTGGCAGACTATTTATGGGAATCTAA
- a CDS encoding class 1 fructose-bisphosphatase: protein MNDIIEAIKKASIEIKKVIDKGDTGKSENENSTGDTQLKLDIASDIIIENIFKEIPSIKEIVSEEQEAIVPLHEDGEYLIAYDPLDGSSLVDVNLSVGSIYGIYKDDFTSKNIIAAIYVVFGPRIEMVVAAEGSVKMYRLNGGIFHYVQDIKLDFKGNLNATGSTQMFWPTEHKKLLKEMFDEGYYLRYSGGMVPDLHQILLKGGGLFSYPATTDRPKGKLRQLFEVFPFAFVYELAGGAATDGFKRVLEVETTHIHDTTPCFFGSKSEVEKVKEVYKQYAS from the coding sequence ATGAACGATATAATTGAAGCAATAAAAAAAGCCAGTATTGAGATAAAAAAAGTTATTGATAAAGGTGATACTGGGAAAAGTGAAAATGAAAACTCTACTGGTGACACTCAGTTAAAACTTGATATTGCAAGTGATATTATTATTGAAAATATTTTTAAAGAGATTCCATCTATAAAAGAGATTGTTAGTGAAGAGCAAGAAGCTATTGTTCCTTTACATGAAGATGGTGAATATTTAATTGCTTATGACCCATTAGATGGTTCATCATTGGTTGATGTTAATCTTTCAGTTGGATCAATTTATGGTATTTATAAAGATGACTTCACGTCAAAAAATATTATTGCAGCTATATATGTTGTTTTTGGGCCAAGAATAGAGATGGTTGTAGCAGCAGAAGGTTCCGTAAAAATGTATAGATTAAACGGTGGTATTTTTCATTATGTTCAAGATATAAAACTTGATTTTAAAGGTAATTTAAATGCTACAGGTTCAACACAAATGTTTTGGCCAACTGAACATAAAAAACTTTTAAAAGAGATGTTTGATGAAGGATATTATTTAAGATATTCTGGTGGTATGGTTCCTGATTTACATCAAATACTATTAAAAGGTGGAGGATTATTCTCATATCCTGCAACGACTGATAGACCAAAAGGTAAGTTAAGACAACTATTTGAAGTATTCCCTTTTGCATTTGTTTATGAGTTAGCTGGTGGTGCTGCTACAGATGGATTTAAAAGAGTTTTAGAAGTTGAAACAACTCATATTCACGATACTACTCCATGTTTCTTTGGTTCTAAATCAGAAGTAGAAAAAGTAAAAGAAGTTTACAAACAATATGCAAGCTGA